In Felis catus isolate Fca126 chromosome E1, F.catus_Fca126_mat1.0, whole genome shotgun sequence, the following proteins share a genomic window:
- the LOC101100766 gene encoding schlafen family member 5 isoform X3 produces MSLKVDLETNFAECVLNAGKIILGDTQRKEMNPELRKKQRENILKAICALLNSGGGVVKAEIENKDYNYEIHGVGLTMPSIFKDYLDEMQQGELFLIFVRSWNADASGVRIATLCSNLYYRYRTSTDVMDSKEALAFLKGKTQTLRNTDSSSLSPHKVQVGVRNEYNIRASAAAVFARTQLQYLEKLNFTNSLHVEFKMFSTEESQCFHESLPSCVSAFANTEGGYIFFGVHDETREVIGCEKEKIDFDMLKACIDSCIRNLPVHHFCTQKHEIKYAVKFLEVHNQGTLHGYVCAVKVEQFCCAVFSKMPSSWQVQDNCVKQLDTKQWIAWMMEADPDLSRFSEMVLALSLSSTTPRSRTVCTHKNFECLEAQQKRYFPEEAWNHFVPPKRKGHVEIILMATT; encoded by the exons ATGAGTCTCAAGGTTGATTTGGAAACAAACTTTGCCGAATGTGTCTTAAATGCAGGAAAGATCATCCTTGGGGatacacaaaggaaagaaatgaatccTGAATTGCggaaaaaacagagggaaaacaTCTTGAAAGCAATATGTGCTCTGCTGAATTCTGGTGGCGGAGTGGTCAAAGCTGAGATTGAGAACAAAGACTACAATTATGAAATCCATGGAGTAGGCCTGACGATGCCTtcaatttttaaagactatttagATGAGATGCAGCAGGGAGAACTCTTTTTGATTTTTGTGAGATCCTGGAACGCAGATGCCTCTGGTGTACGAATCGCTACCTTGTGCTCCAATTTGTACTATAGATACAGAACATCTACTGATGTCATGGATTCTAAGGAAGCATTGGCATTCCTCAAAGGGAAAACTCAGACTCTTAGGAATACTGATTCCAGTTCATTAAGTCCACACAAAGTTCAGGTTGGTGTGCGAAACGAGTATAACATAAGGGCCTCAGCTGCTGCTGTATTCGCTAGAACTCAGCTTCAGTACCTAGAAAAGCTCAACTTTACTAATTCCCTCCACGttgaatttaaaatgttctcaACAGAGGAGTCACAGTGCTTTCACGAGAGTCTCCCCAGTTGTGTTTCTGCATTTGCAAACACTGAAGGAGGGTATATATTTTTTGGTGTGCATGATGAGACCCGTGAAGTCATTGGatgtgaaaaggagaaaatagattTTGACATGTTGAAGGCTTGTATTGATTCCTGTATTAGGAATCTCCCTGTCCATCATTTCTGTACACAGAAGCATGAGATAAAATATGCTGTCAAATTCCTTGAAGTACACAATCAGGGGACCCTCCATGGATATGTCTGTGCAGTCAAGGTGGAACAATTTTGCTGTGCAGTGTTTTCCAAGATGCCCagttcctggcaggtgcaggacaATTGTGTGAAACAGCTGGACACGAAGCAATGGATAGCTTGGATGATGGAAGCCGACCCAG atctttccagattttctgaGATGGTCCTTGCATTGAGTTTGTCATCCACTACACCCCGCAGCAGGACTGTGTGCACCCATAAGAATTTTGAATGTCTGGAAGCACAGCAAAAACGTTACTTTCCAG